Proteins encoded together in one Coffea arabica cultivar ET-39 chromosome 2c, Coffea Arabica ET-39 HiFi, whole genome shotgun sequence window:
- the LOC113723286 gene encoding annexin-like protein RJ4 — MATLIFPDHPSPVADAEALKKAFQGWGTNEKAIISILGHRNAVQRKLIRKAYEDMYAEDLVKRLESELSGDFEKVIYRWILDPEERDAVLLNVAIKQKPSPDYRVIVEFSTIYNPEEFLAVKRAYQHRFKHSLEEDIAQHTTGDLRKLLVGLASPYKYAGGEMDVKLVKSEADKLQDLVKDKALNHEEVIRIITTRSNAQIVATLNHYKDSHGTAITKHLKDDPANDYLAALLTAIRSINNPQKHYEKVLRIALNKPGTDEDAITRVIVTRAEKDLNDIKEIYYKRNSVALDHAISKETSSHYKAFLLALLGKD; from the exons ATGGCAACCCTCATTTTCCCTGACCACCCTTCTCCAGTTGCAGATGCTGAAGCTCTTAAGAAGGCTTTTCAAG GATGGGGAACAAATGAGAAGGCAATAATATCAATACTGGGCCACCGGAATGCTGTTCAAAGGAAGTTGATCAGAAAAGCATACGAGGATATGTATGCTGAAGATCTTGTCAAGCGTCTTGAATCGGAACTGTCCGGCGACTTTGAG AAAGTTATCTATCGATGGATATTGGATCCAGAGGAGAGGGATGCAGTCTTGCTAAATGTGGCAATTAAGCAAAAACCGTCTCCTGATTACCGAGTTATTGTTGAATTTTCTACCATTTACAACCCTGAGGAGTTCTTGGCTGTAAAGCGTGCTTATCAGCACCGCTTCAAGCATTCACTGGAAGAAGACATAGCTCAACATACCACTGGTGATTTGCGCAAG CTTTTGGTTGGTTTGGCCAGTCCATACAAGTATGCTGGTGGTGAGATGGACGTGAAATTAGTGAAGTCCGAGGCTGATAAGCTTCAAGATTTGGTCAAAGATAAGGCTCTGAATCATGAAGAAGTCATTAGAATCATAACTACCAGAAGCAATGCTCAGATTGTGGCAACTCTAAACCACTATAAGGATAGCCATGGCACTGCAATCACCAAG CATTTGAAGGATGATCCAGCTAATGACTACTTAGCTGCGTTGCTTACAGCCATTCGATCCATTAATAATCCGCAGAAGCACTATGAGAAG GTACTCCGTATTGCACTAAACAAGCCGGGGACTGATGAGGATGCAATCACCCGAGTTATTGTTACAAGGGCTGAAAAAGACTTGAATGATATCAAGGAAATTTATTATAAGCGTAACAGCGTGGCTCTTGATCATGCAATTTCCAAGGAAACCTCCAGCCATTACAAAGCTTTCCTTTTGGCTTTGTTGGGGAAGGATTAG